Proteins from one Rosa chinensis cultivar Old Blush chromosome 7, RchiOBHm-V2, whole genome shotgun sequence genomic window:
- the LOC112175878 gene encoding uncharacterized protein LOC112175878, giving the protein MSNEPRLDFQILDSTGSDYHSWKTDVENHLTSKGILPIIQAPNAGLVFQRTPIKHAQAIILMRRHMDKALRLEYMSIKDARDLWVALEERFDNIQDSLLPDLKVQWNNLRFSDFKSVAEYNSEALRLSAMLKFCEKPLTEEELIEKTLSTFPVAAIILSKQYRTEYNAGRLTKFNELINILSVDEKHDNILVKNYNSRPVGTKSVREANYNASKKGRKERYPTNKGHVYPNKGHDGRMGPYNRPNKEGNRNFGAGTRGGKSTRGRGEYNNTMGRNTVGRGGRIIRRGSGSNNPPREYPQRAPQIKKVNHNDVCHRCGSIEHWFKQCQASTQLAARYKEYREMREQEAHLAEEDDGEDVILTIKDFKAENEEHEDAADFD; this is encoded by the coding sequence atgtcgaatgaacctagactcgatttTCAAATCCTTGACTCAACTGGTTCGGATTACCATAGTTGGAAaaccgacgttgagaaccatctcacatcaaaagggatattgcccataatccaggcaccaaaTGCAGGCCTTGTGTTCCAACGAACACCCATAAAACATGCACAAgcaattatcttgatgcgacgccatatggacaaagcactcagattggagtatatgtccaTCAAAGATGCAAGGgacctatgggtagcgctagaagagcgctttgataatatccaagattccctcctccctgacttgaaggttcaatggaacaatttacgcttctccgacttcaagtctgttgctgaatacaattcagaagctcttcggctAAGTGCCATGCTGAAGTTCTGTGAAAAACCTCTCACAGaagaagagctaattgagaagactctctccaccttccccgtcgcagcaattatactatcaaagcaatatcgcactGAATATAATGCTGGACGACTTACGAAGTTCAATGAGCTTATCAATATTTTGTCGGTAGAtgagaagcacgacaatatccttgtaaagaattataattcaaggcccgtaGGAACCAAAAGCGTtcgtgaggcgaattataatgcatcCAAgaaagggcgcaaggagcgatACCCTACTAATAAGGGGCATGTATACCCTAACAAGGGACATGACGGACGCATGGGTCCATACAACCGCCCCAATAAAGAAGGAAACCGCAACTTTGGAGCGGGCACACGTGGTGGAAaatccacacgtgggagaggagaaTATAACAACACCATGGGTCGTAACACTGTGGGCCGTGGAGGTCGCATAATACGCCGTGGTAGTGGCAGCAACAACCCGcctagggaatatccacaacgtgcacctcaaataAAGAAAGTCAACCACAATGACGTATGTCATAGGTGTGGATCAATcgagcattggtttaagcaatgCCAAGCAAGTACACAACTAGCTGCACGCTACAAGGAGTACAGGGaaatgagggagcaagaagctcaccttgctgaagaagatgatggtgaaGATGTAATTCTCACCATAaaagacttcaaagctgaaaatgaagagcacgaggatgccgcagactttgattaa
- the LOC112177451 gene encoding uncharacterized protein LOC112177451 has product MAEKNNQAYPIAPANGNARSDGESLVSEDELKRRKRIKLFTYIGIFIVFQIIVMTVFGLTVMKVKTPKARLGEINIQSLNSVPATPSFDISFTTQIRIKNTNWGPYKFDAGTATFMYQGVPVGQVTIPKSKAGMRSTKKINVEVVLNSNVLPNSSTLGSVLNSGVLTLTSQVQLKGKVELMLIMKKNKSASMDCTIAFDLASKVVKTLQCK; this is encoded by the coding sequence aTGGCTGAGAAGAACAACCAGGCTTATCCTATAGCCCCAGCAAATGGTAATGCAAGAAGTGATGGAGAGTCTTTGGTATCCGAAGATGAGCTCAAACGCAGGAAGAGAATTAAGTTGTTTACCTATATTGGTATCTTCATTGTGTTTCAGATCATAGTCATGACTGTATTTGGTCTTACTGTGATGAAAGTCAAGACCCCCAAGGCCAGGTTAGGGGAAATCAACATCCAAAGTCTCAACTCGGTCCCCGCAACACCATCGTTCGACATAAGCTTCACAACCCAAATCAGGATAAAGAACACAAATTGGGGTCCCTACAAGTTTGATGCAGGGACTGCCACATTCATGTACCAAGGTGTGCCTGTGGGACAAGTTACTATTCCAAAGAGCAAGGCTGGAATGCGTTCTACCAAGAAGATCAACGTCGAGGTAGTTTTGAATAGCAACGTATTGCCAAACAGTTCTACTCTTGGAAGTGTATTGAACAGTGGGGTGTTGACGCTAACCAGCCAAGTTCAACTAAAAGGAAAAGTCGAATTGATGCTCATAATGAAGAAAAACAAGAGTGCTTCCATGGACTGCACCATAGCTTTTGATTTGGCTTCAAAGGTGGTTAAAACTTTACAATGCAAGTGA